The following coding sequences lie in one Spirosoma sp. KUDC1026 genomic window:
- a CDS encoding GSCFA domain-containing protein, producing the protein MQFHTELSPETLSFQISLNSRIVTIGSCFADVMGQRLSDNKLAVLNNPFGTIFNPVSINKLLTMALTGAEPADSHYVERDGIWFHYDFHSSLFAATKDELREKLLHVLHQTADALRQADVLLVTLGTAVVYRYIESGKVVANCHKMPGSLFEKYLYQIDHVRDELTGLLKTLRKANPALNVLLTVSPVRHTRDTLPTNQVSKSMLRVLTHELTTWHKGVHYFPAYELMMDDLRDYRFYEADLIHPNAQAHDYIFGKFAESAFDTGLRQFISEWSGIRKALQHRPLYGEHSGAHRQFLMNLQTKLENISKFVDMSAELTDVRSRLNWGRKEEREEGEGIFV; encoded by the coding sequence ATGCAGTTTCATACCGAACTTTCGCCCGAAACACTCTCTTTTCAGATCAGCCTGAACAGCCGTATTGTGACCATCGGATCGTGCTTTGCCGACGTAATGGGCCAGCGACTTAGCGATAACAAACTGGCAGTCCTGAACAACCCATTCGGTACGATCTTCAATCCGGTTTCGATCAACAAACTTCTCACAATGGCGCTGACGGGGGCCGAGCCAGCAGATAGTCACTATGTTGAGCGCGACGGCATCTGGTTCCATTATGATTTTCACTCGTCGCTGTTTGCGGCAACGAAGGATGAACTTCGGGAGAAACTGCTTCACGTATTACACCAAACCGCCGACGCGCTCCGACAGGCCGATGTTCTGTTGGTAACGTTGGGGACGGCGGTCGTTTATCGATACATTGAATCGGGCAAAGTCGTGGCCAATTGCCACAAAATGCCTGGTTCGCTGTTCGAAAAGTACCTGTACCAGATCGATCATGTACGCGACGAACTGACAGGGTTACTAAAAACACTACGCAAGGCTAATCCAGCCCTGAACGTACTGCTGACGGTTAGTCCGGTGCGGCACACCCGCGATACATTACCCACTAATCAGGTCAGCAAGTCGATGCTACGTGTCCTGACGCATGAGTTAACGACCTGGCATAAGGGCGTACATTATTTCCCGGCCTACGAACTCATGATGGACGATCTGCGCGATTACCGTTTTTACGAAGCCGACCTGATTCATCCGAACGCGCAGGCGCATGACTATATCTTCGGTAAATTTGCCGAAAGTGCGTTTGATACCGGGCTTCGTCAGTTCATCAGCGAGTGGTCTGGTATTCGTAAAGCCTTACAGCATCGGCCACTTTATGGCGAACACTCCGGTGCCCATCGCCAGTTTTTGATGAACTTGCAGACGAAACTGGAAAATATATCCAAGTTCGTGGATATGTCGGCGGAACTGACCGACGTACGAAGTCGTTTAAACTGGGGGAGAAAAGAGGAAAGGGAAGAAGGAGAAGGGATATTCGTCTAG